The Prinia subflava isolate CZ2003 ecotype Zambia chromosome 2, Cam_Psub_1.2, whole genome shotgun sequence genomic sequence TTTGGAGCACCAGCAAacttcccctctctccccccaaaactgagttttgtaagCAAACATCAATCCGCCCGGTGAGGAAAATGCTGTCTGGGACATCCGAGACCTCCACCTCGGACGGCTGCACTGAAACGCTCAGTACCGAGTACCAGCGCTCCTCTGGGAGCAAAAACCTCGTACTAGGAAACTACCAGACCAAACATTAGGAATGCCCAGGAAGCTTTATTATAttccacttgaaaaaaaaaaggcgaaCGACTGCACAGTCAGAGTCCAGAAGCAGGCATTTTGCGAGGCTTCTCCCGGTCAGTCCTTCGCGGGAATCACGCAGGAGGGAAGGCCGGCCCAGCAGGACGGAGGGTCAGGACTCGTCGGGCTTGTCTGCGGGCGGCCCGCACGGCTGCAGCATCTTCTCCATCAGGTTGAAGCGGACGCGCGCCTTGCTCTCGTTCTCGGCGATGGCGAAGTAGTTGAGCAGGTCGAAGTGGCCCATGTAGGAGCAGTACGAGTCGCGGTGCTGGTTCACCAGCCACTCCCACTTGGTGGTGTCGGCGTGCCCCGTGCCGATGTACTTGGACTGCAGGTGCTCCAGCTGGCTGTGGATGGTGTAGCGGTCCGTCATGCTGCGGCCGGCGGTGCGGCCTGGGCGGTGCGGGCCTGGGCGGTGCGGTGCGGGCCTGGGCGGCGCGGTGCGGTGCGGGCCTGGGCGGTGCGGTGCGGGCCTGGGCGGCGCGGGCGGGTGTCGGCGCCGGGACCCGCCTTTTCCGGCGGGCGCAGCAGCGCTTCCCGCCGCCTTTCCTGCCGCAGTGCCCGACGGGAGCGCGCCGAGAGCGCCTGCCGGGAGCTGTAGTctccgccccgccccgcccgggggGGCGCGCCCTGGAGTAACTAAATATTGATATCGTAATGAAATAGTTTATTCCCCGTCCGATCAGTAGCCTGTCAGCTGGCTAATCCATAGCAAGGCAAATGGTGGTTACAAGGTCGGGCCGGCGTCTGTAATACGGGGTTATTTTAAAGCACCTACGTGATGGCTGAGGACTGGCTCCAGCTCGGATTTCGCGTTCTGAGCGCGGGGCTGCGCCTCAGACTGAGGCAGATACTCAGCTGAGCCTCGATGTAAAGCCTCCATCCTCAATTTGTAAAGCAAAGATACGGCTTTGATACTGATCAATTCACCTGGAATCCAAGGGGCGTGCAGTGTCAAATCTGCCTACGAAATACACGCGTAGTGGACCGTGGGGAACAACATCAAAAAGTCTCTGCTGCCAGGAGGTGTCAGAAAACAGGAAATCAAAGCCCCGAGGCTCACGCTTCTGGCACGGCTTAATCCCAGCCCCTGACACTGGCTCTTTATAAAGCGCAACGCAGTGCTGCCTCCCAAATAAGCCATGGGAAGCCTggctctggagaagggaaaagctACCACAAAACCGTCCAGGACATGCCAAGAGCAGTACAACACCTCTTTTCGTTAGCCCTTTGCTTGGTGAGAGGGTAATACAACACTTTCTGTGGTGTCACACTGTAAGTCCACGTGGAGAAGGGCTGAAGAGGTCACTGCATTTGCAGGTCCTCCCAAAATAAGAGGCTTGGTGAGGTTACTTCTGCTACATACAGCCAAGGAAAGTCCTGTAcgtcccatccctgtccctttGTAAACTGAAGAGCTCTGAGTTACTCTTCCCTATGCAGActgtgcagctgagcagggtCAGGCGTTTTAAGTCAAAATTAAATActaatcttgattttttttttcccagtgcagTTAGTATTTTATCTGAATGTTAAACTCACAAGCAGATATAAAACCCCCAGAAAATATAACTATCTTCTTTTGGTCAAAGTGAAGCTTGAAAAAAATTTTATCATCCACCAAAATAGaagtttttttccagttctgttcAAGAGCTTACATAATGTGAAGtttaaaatgcatgaaattATTCATGCTTTCATATGCTAATagtgtttttaattatttgttttaaaatgcgTAATTCACATTGCAAAAAATTTTTCAGTAAGTTCTGAGCTACTTCTTCCTGTCCTTGTAAATGCCCTGTAGTCAAAAGGAAATCCAAAGAAATGTTGTGTGAAAATCCAGATGATTTTATGCCCCTTATTTAAAAGTGTCTTATAAAACCAAGGCCATATAAAGCAATGTAAAACCAACATTCTGAAGTGTCCTTACCCTTCAGTGCAAAGAGCTAAATGAGgactatacttttttatttttgttatttttatgagGGTCTGTTGAGTCATTGATACCAAGGCTTACTTGGCTGGAAGCAGATTACACAGCTGGATACAGCAGTTGCATTCTGTGGTTGCTTTcagagagagcaggagaagaaaaataaacaaacatgaCACTTTAGGAGTTTCTATGTATGCTGGCatacagaaaggcaaaaaaaaaaagagacatatTCTCAACAAGAGAGagctttcatttccattttaaatggAATCTTTCTAAAGAGTGGGATGGCAGGAATGCTAGCTTTTAATAGATGTTCTGTGCCAACACAGTGACACATAGGGCTGCTCTCACAGCTGTTTTGAAGTTATCCTCTTGGAAACTCTAAACTAGGAGATATCTTGATTAAAATACTCCATCTTTGGAGCAGAAAAGATTCCTGGAAGCTTATGCATCTCTTGCAGATGTTGCAGTTTCTAGGAGTAATAACTGTATTAAACACGTGTAGGAGttcttattaaaacaaacaatacaacaaaacccaaactaaaaacaaaaataaaacaacagcaaaacccaaagccaaaccaaaaaaaaccccaaccaaccaaaacaatgaaatataacaaccataaaaaccccaaccaaccaaaaccaaacaaataaaaatccccaaacctgAATGGAAACTGTAAATCTGAAATTTTCAGCAAGTTTATTAATGCCAGATTAGAATGCTGTATTCAGGCATCCAGAGCTCTgggaaaacaccccaaaacttCACTCTATATTGGCTTTGGTCAAAAACCTCTGAGACTTCCAGACAAGTTTACCAATAGAAGGCACAAAAAATAGGTAGTAATATTTCCAGCTGACAGGCAAGCGACCattatttaaaagtaattaCTTAACTTCAATTTCactctaaaaagaaaaagttttgtCTGCTAGCTTTCAAGAATTATATTCAATTGTATTCactttctcttcattttttgttctatacaaaaataaaatctgtttttcggccttctttttcttgttaGGTCCATTTTATACAAAATGAATGTCTGCACTAGGGCACTTTCATTTCAAGTTTAGGAATACTAAATGAGTGGGAGAAAGGGGATGCAGATATATACAGAGAGAATTATTGCTCAGTGGTAATATGCTTGTGTGACTAGGATTCCTGAAAATGTAGTTGGGATATGTCAAGGTTTTTGTACTGAATTCCATTAAATATCGTTATCAGAATATACAATAATGGATGCTTACTTGTGGAAATCACATAAATGTGTTGATTTAAGTGCTGAAATTATCTACTTGGAGAGTAACGCCGTATCCCTTCAAGCCGAGTTGCAAAAGGGAGACACCGGGAGGATGTAAGGAACTGCGGAGGCCACTGGGTGTCAGGCTTGGACGTGCAAAATTTCTTCCATGAAAACGGAATGGTTCGTTGCCCTTCCGAAATGTAGAGAAAAAAGGTAGAGGGTGCTGCTGGACCTGGAAAGACAGTGCCAGTGGCTGCCCAGGGCAAGATATAACCGAGTTTTTGAATTCCCTACTGACTCTTTGGGTGGAAATGTGAAGACATAAATACCCTGTAAACAAGAGAATGTGCCAATCACGATAGATAAATCCAACACACATTCAGAAAGATGATAAAATGAGGAGGCATGCATTTGgttgtttgggtgttttgttttttttttttttccagaaattccTCATTCCTTCTATTCTTCATATTGATTTATCCTgcaaatagaggaaaaaaattgagattGCATTAGCCTAGCAAGAGTGGTGCTGGAAATTAAACAATGATTAAAACCCATTGTCTATGTGGCATGtgatttttctaaagaatgtatttcattaaaaatatgttgCTTATGTCATTATTTGCAGAGGTCACATTACCACTTAGCAATTTTAGGCTGGAAAAGTTAAGTTTTTCTAATTgcatattttgggttttttttcagatttcccATGCTATTACATGAACTGTGATGCAGTTTCTCAAATGCTGTTATAGCCAGTGAACATTATCACCCTCAGAAAGCCCTTATTTTGGCCCTGTAAGAGGTGGAAGacaattttgctgcttttctcaaagatcctgaaaaaaatagtttttcacAAGCAAGCCTCTTTTTCCACCTTGTTTTCTGTAAACTCCcctgatttctttctttgccttGTAGACTGAATCACGATTTTGCTACAGGGTAAGAGTATGCCTTCACACTGCAGCCATCTGCAGCCTGTGGGCTGCCTCTGGGACAGAGGAAACACAGTCTTTGCAAGCATGGTTAAGTTTCAAACTTTCTTCCAGTATTAGAAACTATGTTTTGTTACTGCTTTGATTTTACAGTGCATAATACTCCAACATCTGAAAGCTGTTTTAGGGTCGGATGGCTGACTCTCTGCCAAAGCTGTAGATTGGAAGAATGTGGagtaaaaaattagaaagaagaaatactGTGTATCCTACTATTGAAGGCATACACTTTATGCTGCTCTGTATCAACATAATCAATCATATGACCATGAATCAGACTGCAGCTGGGGAAATTCACTGCTGAAGAACTGTCAGCCTGAGGAGGCCTTTGATCTGTGCTAATGGTGTCTTGCCTAGGAGCAGCTCCCTAGGAGGGATCACAGACTGGGCCTTGCAGCTTCACACTCCATCAGCTGCTTGTGAGTATCGCTGTGACGCTCTGTGCCTTCTGTGTGGGTCTGAATAACAGCTGTGTGCCTCAGGTGCACAGTGCAATTGAGTTAGCTTAAGTTAGGTGCCACTGAGAATTTCCCAGCAAGGTGCAGGAGCACCCTAAAAGTGAGAGGCAGTAGGGGTCACTAGCACAGTGCTTACAGATGAGACACTGAAATAATGTGGTGCTCTGAGGAGTGTGGTGTGGAGGGAGATGGAGCACAAGAGAGGCCTAGTAGCAGCTCTCACTTGCTCTTTAGAGGGAAGCTCTTTATTCCAAAGCCatcactttgaaaataaaagcctgTCCACTTATGTGATTAGTTACCTCTTCAGGCTAAAAATAGAGCCAGTAATAGTCTGCCAGGTGAATTGAAATTGCTTGTGTCTATATACATTTTTGTAATGGGAATTGTTTGTTCTTGCCACgcatttggaaataaatgaaGTAATAGGAGTAAACACAACAAAACTGGGGAGGACCACAGGACAATCCAAGAAGCATCTGTATTCTGCCCATTTTCTTTGTGTGTCTGTTCTTCATTCACTCCTGATAAACTGCCACAGCTAATACAGCTATTAATTGTGTTCAGTAAGGTATATAAAAGTCGCAGTGATGAAAGGTACATATTTAAATAGGCCACTATTTTGAATATTAGAAATGTACACAAATTTAAATTAGAAGAAATTGATTTGGCAATTGAGCAGCTCTGTGTATCATATCACTCTATGCTGTGTCCAAGAAAgagtaagaacagaggaagtgactttctttttttaagtctgACTTGAAGATGCTTAAtgcagctgtttctttttttaagtgcCACATAATTaccatgttttaaaaatactgatttcttCAGAACAGTACTTAAAAGTGTTCTGTACAGAGAAGCCTATCTGTAGCCagccttttctctctccagctttccctgtCACACGTAGTGCACAAGTATTCATCATTTCACCTGCTTCTCTGCAGTAAGCACAGAGGACATTGGTGTCATCACCCTTATCTAGACAAAAACATCCATCATCTGTATTGTGCACAAAGGCAGCTCATCTGTTACTGCACAGCAAGTCTGttcataaaagtaaaaaataagaGCAGGAGAAGCATGGAGCCATTGATATTAGTGAGTCATCAACTTGCCTGTTTGCTGTGTGTTGTACTAATTCATGTTGTGAAGTTTCAGACACTGGATTGCTCGTGAGACAAACAGCAAAGGAGAGAGGGGGCAGCAATGGATATTTAGGATATTAGTGTCACTGCAGATGGGAGAAGATAACTGTCCCTTCCTTGTGTCTCTAAGAAATGGCACACCAGTCACCACCAGTTCACCACAGAATTATGGAATCAAGTTTAAGTCTACCTTCCTCAAGTTTAAGGccttttccccttgtcctgtcactacacaCCCTCCTAAAAAGTCCCTCTCCGGCCTTCTTGTAAGTCCCCTTtaagtactggaaggctgctataTAAACCAGTTGTTTCTCAGCCTGGCTTGGGAACTTCCTCATTTGAAATAAGAATATACATAAGCCTCTTGCATTTACCGTGAGAGTAAAGCTCTCACTAATACGATGATGCAACATATCTCACCTCCAGCTTTATCAAAGTATTGCTGTTTATTACTTTTAAGGCAAATAAAACACGATTTTTCACAACACCAAACACTGCAGACAAATTAACATGTTCAAATCACAACTCTTAGTGACTCATAATAAATGTCTTTTTGATAGCTGGTTTCATTGTTGGGAATGTCTTCTTCATCTCAAGCTGAAAACTGCTTAAATGATGAGAtcctcaaaataaataataaacccAGAGTGTAAAATGAGCCACTGGAAGCTAGGTATTTATAGTCAGGACTGGGTATTGTTAGTAATATATGATAATAACCATCCCATCTATACATTTTGGAATGTGATTTGAGAGCTTGAAAGAGAATTGCTGATTTTGCAAAGCAAGCATTCAAGGAGTACAGCAAAAAGATATTATCTCTCGGGACTATAATTTCTTCCCACCTCCTCAGCACCATGAAGGCTAGAAAACCTTGAAatcaaaaaaaaccagaaactgcTTGACAAAAATATCACCTGAACCTGGACGTTTTTAAGTAAGCTTTCAAAGACGtggtttcttttgttgttgttttaaagtAGCGTGTattgtttgctctttttttctttttgaattttaaGCGTCTATATTTCGCTTTGTATTTGCTCTTCTCCATAAATGTTtgaacatatttatttttatgatgtttGATGTTACTTAATTTTAGAAGATTAGAGCTGAAATGTTCACATACTTTTTTGCATGGAAAGAGGCTTTAAGAAAGGCACTGTGCAAACTGCTGGCACCGGGGCTGTAATCTAGAGCCCCAACAGGATGTGCGTAGATCGTGTCGACGACAGCTGAGGCATCTCTCAGAATAGCTGGTATGAAGCACAGATGATTTGGTATTCACATACGGCTGTGTATTGCAGCCCATTTGTGGAAAAGCCTCCAGTATGAAATGCAAACATTTGAAAACCGTAACTGTCCATTCccttttctctatttttcagccttttgtaACTTAATAATGAGGTCCTCCTCTTGGCTAAGGCGTTCTCCTACAGTGTTTGCACTCACCCAATTGTTCACAGCCTCGTGGTGCTATTGTTACATCAGCTACAGTGGCTATTTGTGATATTCGCACCTGGTTTTGAACAGGATTAATGGGATATATTTTTAACAGGTAGAGAAAGAGAAGTGCAGTCTATCCAGTGGGTTCTTCACTTTAAGGTCCAAATGCAATCTAGATGTTCTGCCAGTAGATTTAAGAACTTAGACTTATGTTAGGTATTTCAAGTGCTAAGACCATTGGCACCAGTTGTTCATACTTGGCACCTCAAAAGGATCAACCCTGAAGGGTAAGGAAAGCTTATTATTGGTGCCAGCAGAAAGTCAGCATTCAAGGAACAGGTTGGGGCAGAGATTCCCAAAACAATGTGTGTGTGAACCTGTGACTGCCTGTAGCTGTCATGACACTTTGACACATTCAAACATGTAGGAAATTATTTGCTAACcctgaaagaaaattcaaaaacaattaaataaattaattctgaaCTACATTTGACAGCAAATTGTCAGGTGGTTTTTATTAAGGTGAAGGTTTTTTATTAAGATGAATACACAACAGAAAACactatcagaaaaaaaaatctagtctCTTTTAGTTAAAGGACCATGAACATTGGTCAATGTAATCCCATGACAGCTTCTCTCTCCCCCATTCAAGGAGTTCCTTGTGTGAAGATGAGTTGCAGATTATTCTCACATAAAATATGTGTATTCTATCTCATATAGGTAATAAAGGTTCCACCATCTCTTCCTCACCGTGGCTGACTGCTGAATTTATCAGTGTGAAAAGAGCTGCTCTGAGTGACTCAGCTGCAGAACTGCTTTGTCTTCTCATTGGAGAATAGACTTGTATCGCTGCTGAGTCACAAACTGGCTTGCATAATTGGAAGGGTAAAACAAGCTTGTCGAGTGATTCAGTTTGTAATTTGATCCTCCTCTCATTCCCAAATGCACATGCACCTGTATTTTGAAACTGCTGGGATAATTAGTTACAGTTTGAATCATTTCAGTGGTACCCATGGAATGTGTCCTTCCAATACACTCTGCTGTTCAGTTCTCCCATAATCCCTGGGATGCGGCCAAATGCTTCTTCCTTCACTTAGGGAGGAAAAGCtatctgtgttttccttcactGCTAAAACCAGTCACTATTACGATCCTAACAGATCTTCCAGTGGAACTTAAATCAAAAAACCAGCACCTATACTTTTCACCTTTTTTAAAGGACTATTATAATTCAATTTTAAAGACTATTTTCGCTAGTAAGTTAGGTTTAGCAAATAAGGTGGATCTTTCATGTGTGTGTAGAATTCAAAAATGTTAGCAGAGAAATTATAAGCCAAAATCTTCCTGCACGTGGAGGTACGTAATTTTGACTTGCAGTCTGTGGAAGAAGAAAGTGGCCTTTTAGCTGAGAATATTTTATGCTCAGGAGgagttggaaaaaacctctgcaTTGAGAGTTGTTTGTCTGATGTTCTATCAGCCAGAGAAACAAAAGCATGTAACTGTGATTTAAGAAAAAGCTAGCCTTAAATCTAGATAGAAAAGAAAGCCAAACATTGAGGACAATCATCTACTTATGGATCTCATTATTTCCTTTATAAAACATATTAGAAAGTACAGTAGCCTTTCTTCTGAGAACTGTATAGATCCCACAAGCACTAACCCTTGATGGCTGtattaagaaaggaaaatactgtCCTAATCAAATAGATGAGGATGTTGTCACAGGCATTGAAACTCCAGGCCAGAAGCCCCACACTAACCTGGTGTCAGAGCAGGCTCCTTGGTAGTACTGCACTGTGCCCatcactcagctctgctccagccctccaTGAAGGTTTTTCACTGactcagctcagcacagcacagcacatcaCCTCTAGGTGAGACTTGTTTATGACTGTAATAGTTTGATTTAAGTAAATGAGCCCTTTGGAAAATTTTACTGTCAGTTAAGTTTCTGTTTCCTCCGACAAACTCAAGCAGAGTCTGAGCTGAGCCCACACTCACACTGACACATTTCTCGTCCTTCTCACACTGTGCTGAGGAGCTCCTCTGAAAGCTGCGTTTTGATTTGTATGTAGACACAGTCATATTATTAAATTCAACAAGTTCTACCATTTTTGTAGCAAAGCTGAAAATTTCCACTTTTTTACCCAAATCAGAATGAAATTCTGTTTGCCCAGGATGAGCTGGAGGGTGGTGGGGGTGAATCTGAATACACTTTTAAATTGCTTCGGCCAATGTGTTCCATACAAACAACAACTTGTGCATTGACCCGATGATACCCTTTCAGCTGTTTGAATGCTTGAATGCAACCTTCATCTCAGAAATCCTACAGCTCTTGGTTATTAGGGAGCTATCTGAAGATACAGATCACCTTCAATCTCTTTTTAGTTTTCTCCTGAATGGTATTAATGGCTTGTAAAAGAAATAGCCTTTGAGTTTAGACAGACCTTTGGTAGTAGGTTTTTTCTAAGAAAAGTACTCTTATAAAGATACACTAGCACAAAACATTTCTTACAGATGTCTGGTGCTATTGGGTTTGAATTACTCTGCCTGTATCTGGGTGCGAACCCCTACTTCCCCAAGGTTTGGGGCACAGAGTTGGGATTCTTGGATCAGCTCATTAGTAAGATGAGACACTTACAAGTCTGGTTGGGATTTGCAGTTGTGTAAATATCTGAGTTCTGGGGCTTGTTTGTGCTTGTCTCTAGGATCTGGTGAGCATTTCATagacaaaaaaatgttttaactgccaaaggcagctggcagagcattTATatcattaatttcattttgctttctggTACTTAAGAGCATTGGCTAGAAGACACATTTGGTCCATTCACTCACCTGGATACATGATCCTTCTCATGGATtcataggatggtttgggttggaaaggaccttaaagatcattcaGTTCTAACTgaccagccatgggcagggacagctttcaCTACACCAAAGTGCTCAAAGCAGGTtcactacaccaggttgctcaaagccccatgcAACCAGATCCAACCCATCCAACAGTTCCAtggatgggacatccacaacttctctgggtaACATGTTCCAGTgctccaccaccctcacagccaagaatttaTTCTAAATATCTAATCGAAACCTAGTCTCTTTCAGattaaagccatttcctcttttcctatCACTATATATCCATATAAAAATTTGATTCTCCTCCGtgccagaaacaaaacaacccacTGTCTGTCCTCCATGTTATACTTCCTGTAGTTTATAATATTGGGCCTGTCTCGTTTGATGCCATGTTCAAATTTTCATTGACTtcactgaaagcagaatttggcAATTAATTTTAACTGGTTTAGCTCACTAAATATCACAGTTTTATCCACGTCATCTGAATAACATTCACACATAAGAAAGTACTGAAGGGAGAGAATTATTTAAGTAGAAAGATGGCTGTACAGAGGCATAagcctttagagaaacaaaatatCAGTAAGAAAAAAGCAGAGGCATGAAAAGACATGTAATCTTTTCATGAAAAGAGAGAAGTAACACTCAGGGGATTTGGATGCAACTTCTAGTTAGATCAAGACTTGCTGTATACCTCTAGGCATTTTGACACTTTCTCTGATTTCTTTCCCATCTATAATACATGGGTAGCAATACACATAGcagtattttaaagtaattgCTTGCAAATTGGTTTAGCGAACCTGAAGTGGAGCATAGTTTATAAATGTAATGcaatattattattgttgtcGCATAAAAACCTAGCTTAGTCCATCAATTTAATTGTCACCAAAGCCACATGGATGGCAGGGTTTCTAATGTTTCTTGGAAAATCATCTTTCAAGTCTAATGTTATCCTTCAACAACTGGCACATTTATCTCCTTTCATCTTCATGGAATAAGATTCTGAAAATTTCCATGTAGTACAGGTTTGAAGACTGATGGGCATATTACTGGGTGTGTAAGAGAATTTGTAGTGTGCTTTTCAGCATCTAATCAATCTCTCTTATCACTTGAAATATACTGCAAACACGTGTTACACTGTGACGCTGCCCGCTACAGTTCTTTGACCAAGTCACAGAGAGCCCGGATCCACCTCAGCACCTACTAATCCCATAGGAGTTTGGCAATGCtccctgccaggccagcagctggtGCCAGGAGAGCGTGTTTTATGTCTTGAACTGACAGACAGTGTGGGGAGATTGCTCTACCCAGGCACCTGAACGAAGACAGAGTTGTTTCCAAAGCAAGCTGCAAATGCTGTAGCTGCAGATACATatcactggaaaaaagaaatcttgggAAAATAAGTGTAGTGGATGAGTAGCCAAGAAATGTAGGTGTGTTGCTGTGAGAACGCTGGCTGTGAAGAgctggctttgctgcagcagctaATGAGCCTACCTTAGACA encodes the following:
- the SF3B5 gene encoding splicing factor 3B subunit 5 translates to MTDRYTIHSQLEHLQSKYIGTGHADTTKWEWLVNQHRDSYCSYMGHFDLLNYFAIAENESKARVRFNLMEKMLQPCGPPADKPDES